Genomic window (candidate division WOR-3 bacterium):
ATGTATACTCCGTCATCTAAAGGGCTTTGGACTGGACTGTGCACCATTCCCAGATACGGTATAAACTATAAGAAGTCAGTGCCAAAAACCGGCGCGTCGCTGGCTTATGCTGGCAGTAGAGTTTGGTTAATCAAAGGAAATAAACTTAATGAATTCTGGCAGTATGTCCCAGAAGAAAAATCAAAAATCAAATATCAAATATCAAATATTTCACCAGCAATACAAAGCAATCCTACGCCGATATTAGAATTTCATCTTGATGTGAAACCCAATCCATTTACCCGATTTACAACGATTAATTACAATGTGCCAGTTTCAGGAAAAGCCTTAATCAAACTTTACAATGCATCCGGAATCCTCATTAAAACTCTTGTAGATGAATATCTCAATGCTGGTTCGTATGCAATCAGCCTTTCTGACAAACATTTAACAAAGGGCGTTTATTTCTTACGATACGAGCACAACACCAACACCAAAGAAATTAAACTCATCCTCCAATAAATTGTGAAAAAACCAAATCAGGGGGCGAGACTTCGCCCCCTTATTATTTATTTT
Coding sequences:
- a CDS encoding T9SS type A sorting domain-containing protein — protein: MGAQKLEYNNFFSYNPSGKTWATFLKTQPGLYNKAWKDGSCIRKIGNKIYAAKGGDKYNAFWVYDIGTNNWDEIESCPQNHPNLGKKNKFGDGTAICTDGSVIYLIKGKGKQDFWMYTPSSKGLWTGLCTIPRYGINYKKSVPKTGASLAYAGSRVWLIKGNKLNEFWQYVPEEKSKIKYQISNISPAIQSNPTPILEFHLDVKPNPFTRFTTINYNVPVSGKALIKLYNASGILIKTLVDEYLNAGSYAISLSDKHLTKGVYFLRYEHNTNTKEIKLILQ